The Elaeis guineensis isolate ETL-2024a chromosome 5, EG11, whole genome shotgun sequence DNA segment GATCTTGCTCCACACTTGATATCGCTTCTCTTATCGAATTAGCTAAGCATATTGTAGAAGTCAAAATAAGCTGTGTATTATATTCTTTTGCTATGGCACCTGGTGTTGTGGCAAACGGTAACCAGCATGCCTATAGCAAATTTACGGTGCGATTGAGTACATTTTATACATGCTATTGAAATGATGGGCCACTTTTTAAATGGTTTCAGTTTATTGCACTTGCCTTTGTGTTAGGTTTACATCAACAGAAGTCTATTCTTAGTTTTATTCTTCTTTAGTAGAGCTGAAACCTGATTGGATACtggcatatccatatccatatttgttttgtgtgacaaatacaaatatggatacgatattattcggatgcaaaaattgatatccatatttgttttaaacagaTACGGACATAATTCGGAtattgaaagtatggatataatttagataattaaactttatgactacagaatcaataatattactaaatagatgatcaatcaagttaatcatatttttatatagtggtatatttttcttaaataagtactatataaagtTTATAGGGTTACATGTAGATtcggatatggatcggatagttgtctatccatctCCATATTCATTTTTCTTTCACGAATATGGATACGAGTATGGATGTTAGTCAGATCCTCAAATTTCTGTCCATATCTAAATTGATTCGGATACGAAAAGGATCCAGATGGATAATATCTATACCACTTCAGATCTTTCACTTCAGATCTTGTTTACTGATTTTAAAAATTCATTTCAATCATATGGTTTGTGCTGATTATGCCAACATTTGAAGTGCAACTTAAAATTCATTTTTGGAGGTGAGTTTTGATGTACATGGAAGTTTGCATTGTCTTGATattatctctttctttcttctcctcatGATAATTATTAGATCAATTCGTTTATCAAAGTCAATGCTTGATCCAAAGTGCATGGTAACCAACAATGCACATCTCCAAGACTCCTTCTATACAGCTTGGGTTTCAAATAGTACTGACTGATTGTAGCAGTTATCTCTGTGGCTGTTAAGAGAGCACAGAAAGTTTTGAGAACCTTTATTTTCATGTACAGATAAACAGGAGTAGTCCTACTGTTGCTCTCAGCCTCTTCTTCCACCCATTTAAGACAGATTCTAGGAGATTGAACTTTGCTACAGaggaattttatacttttatctaGATCATGCATTCCAAACTGATGTTGGTCTGgcctaaaataaatatttttctgtGCATAGTTGATTTATACCTCTTGTTTTAATCAAGATACAAAGGTTAATTTCAGCAATATGTCGTTGtatcaatattattttttctggACTTATTGAATAAATAAAACATCATTGATTTTTGTTTAATTCtcaactccttttttttttatgtagggAGGCACATCCCCATGTTAATATACCCTTAATATGATGAAACAATAGTTATATAAATGTGTATAGTTTAAACTGATCGAGCTTATTGAGATCAACTGCAACTTCGTCCACCATCATTATCTTGTGTGACTTTCATTTCTCCTACTTTACCGCGTTGCTGCACTTGgttgattttattatcaaatatcaTATCGAATTGGCTTTCCAAGCAATAATCTTGATATATAAGCATTGTGAATTTGGGAGAAGTTGAATGCAATCTGCCTATCCTGTGGCAATTGTGATCTTAGGCATGCAGTATGAACTTCTTTGTATCATGTGTGATATTTCATTGAATCCTTCCATTTTCATTTCCCGTGTGCTTCCATTTGCATTGCTTCAGTTGGCATTAATAAGGTAGAAACAGCAATACTGCTAGTCATGGTTTGAAAACGTATACACACTATTACCATCTTCAATTAGTAGGCTCCTAACAGAATTACGGGCATGATGTCACCTTTACTTATTGACTGTTCTACATTGCCATACCTTTGAACCATGACTTCATGTTATACACTGCCTTCATTTTTTTCAGTCATCCACCATCCTGCACTTACAGACATGCTCTTCCTATTACATGGTTTTCTaaaaccattttttttttctttaggtaaGTGGGAGAATTGTGCCCCACTTTGTCCTGATTGAGAAGATTCTGAGGTCCGTATTAAATGAATGTGACTCCCGTAACTTCTTACTGGAGTTGGCTTTGATTCTATGCGACGGACTTATGTTACTTTTTGAGGTCACTATTCATAAGTACGCTACTACATCAAGCATTCTGGGCAGCTGCTAAGAGCTTGAATGAAACCTGTAGGAAATGCAACCTCCTTTGCAAACGTTGGTTCCTGTGTGGAGGGCCATGTGTACTGCTACCAATTGCAGCGAAGAAATTATTGAAGCTCGCATGCGACGGGAACACTTTGCGACTAATGTAAGTTCTGGCACACCAAGGGAGATTGATCATATCTCAGAAGTTAAATAGCAGTGCTATATGCTGCATATTGCAAAGCAAATGTTGTTGCATATGTAGATTAGCATGTCATTCTGTGGAACCAACCTGTGTTCGGTGCAGCTTGTTTATAGACAAAAGGAGAGGGCAAACTCTTGAGGAACGTGGTTCCTTCAATGATCACCGATGAGTTTAAATGCTATATATACAGTTTGGTTTGTCTTCAGCGCTAACGGGCTGAGGCTGATAGTTCAGTAGTAAACTTTTACCCTTTTTAACCCTCCTGAAATTATGTATACTATTTTTCTTTTTACATCCCCCGGTCCCCGCTGCCcggcctttttcttttcttttaatttttttattttatgaagtgAGAGGCCAAGTTATGTATCCTAATATCCTGTTGAACTCTTGTATTAAGATAGAAGGCAAAATACATTCTCTGGCTAACACGTAtatccccccccccaccccccttttttttttttttttttgttaagaaGACGTATATCCCTTTAACATGCTTATCATTTTAACGGTAGTGCCTCACATTTTCACCATTTTCCAGATTTTTGTCGTTTTCCGAAGGTTTCGCTGAAATCAAGTTTAGTATCAGCTGTCGAAGACAATTTTCCTGGCCATCGATCTTGTGAAGCATAGACATTATACGTCTTTTTAAGCGCAGCATTCTCGCCACTCGATCACCCTGTGCACCATATGCCTGTTTTCTGTCGGTATTGTTATGCATCTAGGTTCTGTTTGCCTAGCCATTGTATTACCAGACAGATAGATCTTTCTTTGGagcctggatttttttttttttttttggttaggaTTAAACTGAAAATTCTGTAGGATTTGTTGATTGGGTCAGAATAATCTGGAAGATAGACAAAACATCCTGAAATAGCTTATAAACTAGATCgatcacaatcctataaggaaaaCAAAAAAGTTGTAAAGCTATTTCTGGGCAACAAAAATGTGTTGGCCCAATCCAGAAATTCTATAAAATTTGAGCCCGATTCTTCAGTAAAATCCAAAAAGACCCTTTTTAAGTATCAACATTTCCTGATTACCTCTCGAATAAACACAGTAAAAAGAGAATATTATTCTATTTTGTTCTATAAAAAGTACATTAGGAATATCAAGATAATAATGGGATTACAAACATCAAGAGATAGATGATTACGAGTAAAACAGATTAACCAATATAATAACATATTAATGCCTTTTCAATAAGTTATTGTTAAAATAATAGCAATTATTAGTCATATTGACGCCCCAAACACGAGATGATATGACTTCCTCGAGAACCATGTCCCGCGCCTGAAAAAGGCTCAAATCTAATCACCTTTACAGAAGGCATCATTCAAAAGCCTGATCCGTTGACTCCACAGCAACTTATTTTGATTGCAATCCCAACTCCCGATCCAGCCGGGAATCCAGCCCAACCAACGCAAACAGAGTTCGCAAGGCCGCGCGTAATTAGAACGCACCAACCCGCCAAATGCATTGTTGCTCGTTGGTTATGCTCATTACTGTGAGCGGAGGTTGAACCCAAAACCAAAACAGATCACTCAGAGAGGCACGTGGCGAGCAAATGGGAAAGAAGGCACAGCGAAAGCGACTCGACAACTAACGAAAATGAGGCCAAAAAATACTCCACTTTCGCCTCAAATTCCTTCACGTTTCCACTtttagaggggaaaaaaaaaacaaacagcaAACCCCAATAACGAGGAGATCAAGCCAtgacccaccaaaaaaaaaaggggaaataaAAACGAAAGCCAGGGAGAGATCGAACGGTGCCGGCACTCAGGTAACAAGGTAGATGGGCATTGGCGTcggggcggcggcggcggaggcggAGAACCGGTGGCCGTCAACGAGGTTGAGATCCCGAAGACTGAGATACGGGAGCCCCACCCCCCCGACCTCCGCCGCAGCCAGCGGCCCGGAGCTGGGCCGGCTGGTGCGGCACGGCGTGGTCGACCCCCCACTCTCCGTCGCGTACACCGGTCCGGACACCGCCCGGTAAGGAGAGGCGTAGCTCTTTGGACGGCGGCAACCGGACCCAACGTCATCGTCGCCACCGGCCTTGGCGCGCTTCCAGAAGAAAAGGGCGGATTTCCACCACCAGCGGCGCTTCTTCCGGGACTTGGCGTCATCCTTGGAGATGGGCTTCTGGAGCTTGAAGTGGAGCGCGTCCAGCGACCGCGCTTCGTTCCTCTTGCTGTGTCTCCGGGCCTCCTCTAACACCtttaattcagaaaaaaaaagaaaagaaaagaaaagtgagGACTAGAATGAGGAGAAGAAAACATATGGGGAGCAGTTAGGCGATGAACCTGGAAGTAGTCGATCTGGGGATCGAAGCCGTAGTCACTGTAATGCTGGGGCTCCGGCATTGGGAGTATTGGGGATTTGCtctgttttttcttcttctactctttccttcctttagagagagagagaggtggaggAAGCGGATGGCTCTTCAGCCCTTCTTATTTTCTCAGGGGTTGGGGGTCCTACGGCACGGGAAATGGCCGCGGGGATTCCAAAAATGACCATGGTCGTTGGGCTTAACTGCTGAAAGGCCGGAGCAGGGGAACGTGGCCATGTTCGTGTTGGTGGTCCCCCCGACTTAATAGTGCGGTCGGTGGGAAACGTCTTTCTATCGTTTTGGAGAAAGATAAACGGATTCGTTGTGGAGGGGAAACGATCcttcatgccaaaaaaaaaaaaaaaaaaaaggtgcgggtttttttttttttttcacggagTTTGTCTGTTtgtaactttaaaaaaataaaaaaaatcatgatataTGCATCAAGGTTATTTATCTgtccaaatcttttattttttcttgccaAACCTTTCATCATTCATTCACAAAATCTGAGATATATTTTAGATTGCTGAATGACTAATTTGCtagatatgaattatttatttgtgaagtatatattgataaatatcatattttaaaaatcacGTATTGAGTTATTTGGAGATAtgtatcggatggttcttaaatatgtatcaaaaaaattatacttATGGCTCGATATGAGGTATTATCCACCATGATTCATGGatctcatgattttatttttaaaaagcaTCTCATATGAAAAGAATGGTCCTTTCCTGTTAAAGTCTTATTGACTCACAATCAGTGCGGAACTAATGATATTCTTCTTtttacaccacaacataatggactGGAGATGCCCTTATCCTTATTTTTATCATAGCTCTCTAATAAAGGAGGTATTTTTACCATAGACTGTGTACGAATGGGATGAACCCCATAGTTGTATGGATAAGCCCCTACCTGATACGTCATTATTGCAGCCAAGGCTTATAACTCAGCACATAAGGTATTATCCACTTTGGTTCATGAGTCTCATAATTTTGCTCTTTAAAAAAAGCATTATATGGAGAGGATGGTCCCTTCTTATATAAGCTAGAGTTCCTATTAACTTACAATCAATATGAGCCTAATAATGCACTTCCTTCTAcactataatattatatatatccgAAAGTCAATAAATATACATCATTTGACTATGTATTATGTAGTGATGGATGTTATATTTTGAAGATTATACGTTAATTTATctagagatatatatttgatcGTTACATAACAAATATGAGAAATATGTAGCATCTGATCATATACTATATATTGAAGAATattatattctaaaaaatatatattaatttatctagagatatattttagattattataattttatttataaaaaaaaggtAAAATTTTTGTAACCTTTAAAATATatttgttatttttatttatattaaaaatcactTAGACGGGCAGAAATGGCTTAATAAGAAAAAGGAGAGGATTCGAAAAGAGAGGATCCGGTCAAGTGGGCAACCACCTCATCTTCTCGTACGCAttgccatttttttattttttaaagctaCAAAATGGACAAACTTTATTAATAAGAGAAGTCTCGTCTCAATATACTTTTTGGGTTTCCACATTAAAATACATGCTACAGGAGATGTGGTAAATAAAAGAGTCCGTTCCAAACGATTTTCTTTGGCGTGTGCGTCAAAGAATTTTTGTTTCATCGAGGGTAAGAATCGAGTCATCCCAGTGGTGCATGGTGGGGCCCAGTGGGATGGGTTGAGGTCCGGTTTCCTCGACGATGACTGCGGCGCTGATTTGGTCGAGTTGACTCGATTCGAAGACGACATCTTCTGAAATCCATTTGGACGATTCGGGTCCGGTTGGGCCGAGCTCAGGACGGACGGGACCATGTACGCGACAACCTACTCTGCCCATCCACGTGGCCACATGCATGAGTTGGTACCAATCCGACCATATCGGAAGTTAGCCTGCTCCATGCAAGACAAAAACAAAATTCCAAGGCTGAAGGCAGGGTGGATTTTGTCCAAAAGAATCTCTTAATTGTTACTACTTATATTGATAATAGCCAAATGGGTGGATGATTGTGTTTTTTTaatgttttcttttatttttatgcgTCAGTTGGCAcccatttttaaaatttgaatgagCTGGCGAATTTTTGCAGAAGTACTGTTGCTACGTTCAATTAAATCTTtaacaaggaaaaaaaagaaaatataaaaaaaaactagAGGCTTGATTAGTTTCTTTGcacatttattttcaaaattatacTAATACTAAAATAGCTCATGCTGCACGATATCTCCATGGAAAAAAGAAGCATTCAAAATAGTTGACAAAAATTTAGTTTCGGCAACAATGAATAATAAGATTTATAGTCCCTACAGAAAAGGCAATGAATGGCAACTTTCTTAAATAATCAATGGGTCGGCTTGGAGACCAATAGGAATCTGTATCTTTCATGATCCACAAGATATCCTACTGACttttatcatttgataaaaattatattcttatTTTTAAAAACTTGTTAATCTACGGTTTTAAAAAATTCAACATAACTATCACAATAGTAGTCCGATTAGAATGGATCTTGACATCCGTTCCTCGCATCTCAATTCGAGACCATATGCAATCGATTAAATGATGAGATTTATCCCCTTAAGCTTGAACGATATGTTGGAATGCGGCATATGATATACTTGCtggacattatttttttcaaacctAATGActactaaaatttaatttttttttttttaaatttactatGCCTATTCTATTGGTTGACTTCAAAACAAAAAGTACCTAAATTAATGCATTTTTAATCATTAGAAAAAATAGTGCTAGATATGTCCAATTATGTACCAATTTGATGATTGTCTACTTAGTTTAATAGTTTAAGAGCAAAACTTTGGAAAAAAATTGGTACAAGAAAGCTTGAGTACAGTTTGTACCTTTCATTTTCTTTTATGACACGGGTTATTGATCGCATTTGTACAGTTTTCAAACACAATATAGGTCTATCTCATGACTTATGCTGATGGATGGGAGAAGTTTGagatttaaaagaaaatataaaatatataattcaatagttaacatcatgaaaaaaaatcaatcatcctTTTGTCATAGGACACAACCCGAACCCAAAAGCTTAAAAATAAGTATATTAAGAGGCAACCATGCTGGCAAGGGGGAATGTCTACGTATTCTCCCAAGGCCCTTATTGTTTATCCAACTTTTAGTTTataggaaggaagaaaaaaagtcaAGCTATACGTACAAATTACGCATTTTTGAGGAGTTCAAGTAATCGGATAAATCTTTTATTGTATGAGATagagtaaagaaaagaaaaagaaataaaaccaTGGACCACGAGCCCATTCTCCGATTCCTCCTCCATTGCGGCCTACCAACGGGAACATTGGTAATTGGCCCAACTGCTAAGATCCAGAAGGCAGTGGCGTAAATTCGTTTAAGAATAAAGAGGGAAGCATATCATCTACCACGGGCTCTACTATGGACCGCTGTGGGGTCTTGGCCAGTACCCAACAAGATGCTCCCTCCATGAGTTTCCATGCGCTCCGTTTAATTCTCTTGTTTCGTATTTAATGCTTTCATACAGAGGCGCGAGGGAACAGCCTGCCTCCACTTATGAACAGAGCAGGTGACGGTCCTGTTCCCGTGACCAAAGGAAACTTACGTACCCTACGCACCCGCCCACAAAccccacaccaaaaaaaaaaacaatagaaAGGGAAAAGTTGTATTTATCGTAATGTCAGTCGAAGATAGACCAGAAATACCACCATTTCAGAACACTCTTCCAACCTTATAGATGGGGGCCCAAGTCCATCCTGTTGATTATAGCAAAGAGCAGTTCGTGGGTCTTTGGCATGGGTTCGTTTAGCATTTAAGAAGAGACGTGACGACACCTTTTCTTCACGGAGCCAACGAGCCTTCGGAGGCCGAGAACGTGGAACGTTGTCGGAGAACCTCATGCTTTTGTCCTACTCCCCTCACCaccctccaaaaaaaaatttagtatgttTGATGACGTGGCATAATCTCGTTGGAAAAGAAAACTCCGATATAtaacattatttttttttgggtaaagccGATATATAACATTATTCGTGGGACCCAGGAACGGACGGGAGATCCGGCACGGCTCTTTCCTTTTGTCCGATATGGTTTTGTTTTCTATCCCTCGGCCCATGTCGGTGTTCAGATCGCAGGCATGTGAGAGGTGCGTGCACTTCCCCTGTACTTTCTTCCACCCCCTGCCTCCAGGAGTAGTGTGGACACGGGGCGTTGGTCGTAGGTGGGGACCACCGCATCATGCGGGTGTCGTGCGGTCCAGATTGAAGGGTCCGCCGTTCCTTATCTGTTCGCCCTGCTTCACGTGGCCTAACCAGCCTTCGTCGTGCGCATGGATTGTGATGGGCTAAAGATTGGGCTCAAGGTTGCAAGAGTGAGAGCCAGCAAAAAGGCCCAACCATAATAGTAACACCCTACAAATtaggtaaagaaaaaaaaaaaaaaaaatctgcatggACTTCCATGTGGCACGATTTACAAAGTGAGTATGAATGAATCAAGAGTTAGGATCCTTTCTGCCCGAGAACGGACATGCAGAGGCTCAGTCCTGCAGTCACATGCACTTGTGTCACAAGAAAGCAAAGAATGGATCCTGATTTATGTAGCATGAGGCCTACGCAATTACAATGTGATGCATACAAAGATGACAATAATTGTAGGCTATACACGGAAGGAATTATACGGTATATTAGGTGCACCACGTCAGCAATGCACCATGGTAACAATCCAAGATAAGATGAGCGGTCAACATCCGAGAGAGCCACATAATAAATGAAATTCCTAGGGAGAAAAAATCTAATCGGCATGATGCACTGCTAACATGGTGCAGGtgatttaggatataatttctgatTCTATGCCAAATTGAGAGGCTTTTGACTCATAAATCAAATATGGTCACATGACAAAGCCGCAATCTCTTTATGGCATTCTGTACCGACCGAAGTTGGTAGCTCGACAAATTGTCGGTGCCCCACGCAGTGAACCCCTCCATACCACTTTTATTATTCACGGTTGCATATATTAAGTATAGGGTTATTAGGTGCTATGGTTTCTGTTATTAGCTTTTGTAAAGTGTAAAGCGAAACAGCCGACTAGAGTAGGACAGCAGCATTTTTCACTAAATTACTGTTCACcaaaataagaaaatttattttgcgtTTGGCATTTGGATTTAAATTTAAAGCCCATTATTTTGTTGACATGAAAATTGGAAATGCAAAGTAATGGCAGTTTTCTATTATGCAATGCTTATTACATTGACTAATAAGGAAGAAGTGTTTAGTAAGGCCTTTTGTCTAATATAATATCATAACAAAGTGTTTCTGAAATATTGCGGTTATAATACTATAAAAGACCATTGTTTTAAACTTCAATTTGGCTAAATTTGAACCATGTTGTGGTTAATCTAGGGTGAGCCCAACTTGTGAAACTCATTTAGAATTTGAATTCAACTGGtcctgatatgatatatattcgTCTCTTTAATCTCGCAACTAACCGATTGATGACATTAGTGTCATCTAAAATATCAATCATGATAATCGATTAGATTTTTGAAGTCGATATTAGCCAAGTAGTGACCTAAATCATCATGCTGAAGTCAACAACTTGATCGATAAGTAGCATCAAGTTATAAGTCTGCAATTCAGAGCATATTAAAGACATTTAAAGTCCGTTGAAGGCACCGCTATTTATAGAGTATGTTGTGGGATGGTTATAGCTCATCTTGCATGATTGAACGATTACTGCATGATTCTGTTGGTTGAGATCCACGATATGTACAATATATAGATTGGTGCCGAGCAATTAAGGCCTATGCTATCTTATTCCATGGTGGCATTAACCCTCACTCTGTACAGACAAAGCTTAGGAGACCCTTAAGTATGCTTGACCAAGTTCTCCCCCATTTTGCATGTCTTCTGAAAAATCTCCATTATTTCctcatttaacttaattatcaAAGGTTCCCTGCCAAACAAACTCTAACAAATAGGTTTCATTTTCTATTTTCAGATCCAATTGTGAGCAACAActtctctctttgagcttaaccacCATAATCATTCTCTTAATCATCTCTTCAGCTTAGAGCATATCTTGACCTCACCAACTCGTGCTTATCCAATCTTACTACCTTCAGCTCAAATTTTAGTGGCAATGGGTCCTAATTTACTCAAGTGAGTAGAGGCGTTGGAgtgtaaaaagaaaaaattgagtgtcTATATATACGTTCATTACCTTTCTTAATGAGATCTCTATTTCCTCTCCGTTAAcatatattattcaaaaatatTTGGAGAGGAGAGAAGCTTGTCAATGCACAATGGACCATGATAGCTCATTGAGTTCAATGTTAATGGGTCAGGGTTGATACATATATTTCGCTGGTATTAATTCCCATTGCTTGTCAGGCCTAGGCCCAATCTTTGTTTAATGGGCTAAATATAGCAGGCATAGCGTCGGGCCCACTTTAGCTGCTTGGATTGGTTGGTTTGAATGGCTAGCGGGACGTACGGGTTGAAGTGTGCATCGCGAACCAACCCAAACGGAATTGGTAATTCAAGTAATGAAAcgaagattttatattttatcaagagattttttttttaatcagacGAGGAGATCCTTAAAGAATTGGATCATGAACACGCATTTATATCTTCATATACTATCTCTTATATACCTGTTAACGGAAAACTCAACCCCTTTCAAAATTCAtgaaaagtagaaagaaattgaaaagttatctaaaatatctagaatttttttcaaaaattagctAGATATTATTCGAAATTATTTTAACcagatattttaaaattatttgaagctatatatttagaaattttttagaGAAACGAATTATTTTAGGAAGCCTGTTTCTTCATTATTtcaggaattttttttttccatgcagAAATTTCTCAATTATTTCTAGAAAACACAGAATCTCTTATTAATTATTTTAGGAAATGCAAAAactctttttatttaattttttgccGAGGCCTATTTAGGAAGCACCCAAATTATTTTAGGGATACAAAAATTTAGGAAATATTTGAATCTATTTATTTAGATTCCCTAGAAAGCCATTAGAAATATCATCATagctcttcttaattatcttagGAAAAAGGTCGTgagtaaaaattatttgaagctaTCAACTTAaagatttctttgagaaaaaattattCAGAGCCCGCCTCTTTATTatttaagaaaatattttattccacctaaaattttttaattatttttagaaaatatagaaactcttcttaattattttcTACCAGGCCTAATTGAAATGTGAAAAATTCCTCAAAAAATATATGTGAGTcaaggatatatttttttaatcattttagGAAACACAAAAAgtcttattaattattttataaaatataaaaactcTTTCCTAATTATTTTTGCCAAGCTCTATTTAAAATTGGGatgttaaaaaattcaaaaaaattatctttcagtGGCGTCACAGCAAGGATTGGAAGGTTTAGAGTACCATCGTGTTATGGAATAGTAATTAATTATGAAATACATTCTACTTATAATCTTATTCTTCATTCTATTTTTAAGAAattaataagaaaaatatttagaaatatgtTTAGAAGTATCTAATATTATTTTGGAGAAACACAGTCAGAGAAAGACATCCACTTATAGTGCTCACATAGAAATtgttttagaaaaaatatctatccccattcataaattattttagtgaAGCTcaaaaatcttataaaatttttgaagcagTCCATTTAGAGTTTCCACATAGAGTCCCCATGCATCAAACGTAGTTAGAAATATCACTACACACTAGAATCTTCTTaattatcttcaaaaaaaatcatttaaaGCCAtccatttagaatttttttttggagaaaagaatGATTTTTGAAAGTCTGCTTCTCAATTATTTTAAGAAATGTTTTCATTGATGCAGAAATTTCTTAATtactttagaaaataaaaaatctcatcttaattattttagaaaatgCAGAAACTATTCTTGTTTAAATTATGCCAAGCCTTATTCAGGAAATGTACATAATAAGGATGCATGAACTTTAGGAAATATTTAAATGCATCCGTTTAGAGTCCCCATAAGTTTTTAgaatttttaggaaaaaaattatttgaagccaTCCATTTAGAAATTTCTTACAGAAAAATCTATTTTAGAAAGCCTACTTCTTAATTATTTGAGAAAATATTTTCTTCCACTCAGAAATTTCTTAATTATTTTACGAaatgcaaaaaaatattaattattataaaaatgtaAAAACATTCTTAATTATTTTTAACTAAGCTCTATTAACAAGCGAAAAAAGTCCTCAGACGAAATACATGCTAGCTAGTCGGCATAtatttctcaatcattttaggaaataaaaaattcttattaattattttagaaaatataaaaaCTCATTTTAGCTATTTTTTTACCGAGCTCTGTTTAAATTTAACATGTGGAAAAATCATGGAAAAAAAATTACCCTTCGAGTCGATGTCATGGCGATTCAGTATCTCTTGGCGTGCGGGGTCATTCTTGTATTATACCATACGAAATGTTTAAGGAAAGCGGTGATGAACTTGACAATATTTTCCCCCGATTTGGTAAGAAATTTTACGTTTCTGTCTACTGATGGAAGATTCTTCGTATCTATACCAAATCCTAAAAGATCTCCATCTGAGAAAGAATCCTAAAAGATATGGACCGCGATCTTCCCGTACCATTTTAGGATTTTGATGATG contains these protein-coding regions:
- the LOC140857789 gene encoding uncharacterized protein yields the protein MPEPQHYSDYGFDPQIDYFQVLEEARRHSKRNEARSLDALHFKLQKPISKDDAKSRKKRRWWWKSALFFWKRAKAGGDDDVGSGCRRPKSYASPYRAVSGPVYATESGGSTTPCRTSRPSSGPLAAAEVGGVGLPYLSLRDLNLVDGHRFSASAAAAPTPMPIYLVT